Within the Salinimonas marina genome, the region GTAGCGCTGCCAAACACACTGGTCCCCAGACCAAAACTCACGGACTTACCGCTGCTATCGCGATTGGTGGCCGGGAAAAAACCCACTCTAACATCGGCGCTATTTTTATCGGCAGGGACAATTCCCTTACTCTGAAGTACCGAGGTAATGGCCGTTACAATATGGTTTTCAAGATTGGCGTTAACCGAATTCAACGGCGGCTGCACATAAAAGGAGTCAATGCCGGCAAAGTTGGTCTGTTCGTTAACACTCACATCGGGCTTATTCGAGGAGCACCCGGCTAACAAGCCCCAGGAAAGAAA harbors:
- a CDS encoding DUF4136 domain-containing protein, whose protein sequence is MPLAKTPFHAARLLLFTFLSWGLLAGCSSNKPDVSVNEQTNFAGIDSFYVQPPLNSVNANLENHIVTAITSVLQSKGIVPADKNSADVRVGFFPATNRDSSGKSVSFGLGTSVFGSATGLSLGSIFSVPLGEQSTQYQTLQIDVVQNGEFVYSASGRTQLEAQDSIAVQRELTELVRKLLASYPAKNAGAVNAE